A portion of the Hoplias malabaricus isolate fHopMal1 chromosome 1, fHopMal1.hap1, whole genome shotgun sequence genome contains these proteins:
- the LOC136687072 gene encoding protein C19orf12 homolog — protein sequence MEQKNKDIMEMLLALATEEQLVVVAKNAAKGAVIGFLCAGLGMAIGGSAGCVAGAAAGTVLAVAMSNDIKSLSDVLMELAPGTKEVLCNVMKKLLKDVFWQCVDTLIERVLGDGHLKKLIVKLLESFFEETMKMKVKTAE from the exons ATGGAGCAGAAGAACAAGGATATCATGGAGATGTTGCTGGCCTTGGCCACAGAAGAGCAATTGGTGGTGGTGGCAAAGAATGCTGCCAAAGGAGCAGTTATAGGGTTCCTCTGTGCTGGTCTTGGGATGGCGATTGGTGGCAGTGCTGGATGTGTGGCAG GTGCTGCTGCCGGAACTGTGTTGGCCGTTGCTATGAGCAATGATATAAAAAGTCTAAGTGATGTCCTAATGGAGCTTGCACCTGGGACTAAAGAGGTACTCTGTAATGTCATGAAGAAGCTACTTAAAGATGTGTTCTGGCAGTGTGTGGATACCTTGATTGAGAGAGTTCTTGGAGATGGCCATCTGAAGAAACTAATAGTTAAACTCCTTGAGTCCTTTTTTGAGGAGACAATGAAGATGAAGGTAAAGACAGCAGAATGA